ACAACTTGCAGCAAACAGACTAAAAAAATACGATAACCGTGTTGCAAATGCTATCGATAATAAGGGAAACAGACTAAGCGATATTTCTTATGCCGAAGAAAACAGATTAAACCGTCAGGAGCAATCAGACAATAATTTAATTGAAGAACTTTCATTAAAAGATAAAATTGAATATAGTACAATTAAGATTGAAATGTATCAAAGAAGTTCAACAATGAGAACTATTATAGAAAGCGAAAAAGAAGTTGAACCTTATACCACAAGTTTTGGAGTACGTTTCATGAACGGTGTTAAAACAGGATGGAAAATTTTAGAATTCATTGTTCTGGCTATTGTTAACACATGGAGTATACTTTTAATTATTGCTGCTACATTATTTACTATCAGATATTTTATTAAGAGAAAAAAGAAATAAATATCATTCTTTAAAAAAAGCCAGTGAATATACACTGGCTTTTTTTTATCTTTGAAAAAACAAAATCTTTGTTTATGAAACAATTCTTTGCAATTATTTTTATAACAATATCATTTATAAATTATACATATAGCCAAACAGAGCAAAAAACTGATTCGGTTATAATTATGCCAGAATTCCCAGGAGGTCAAGATGCTATGATGGATTTTATTGGGACAAATATAAGATATCCTACATATGCAAAAGAAAAAGGGATTGAAGGTAAAGTTTTTATTAGATTTATAATTTCTAAAACGGGAAAAGTAGATAGTGTCACTGTTTTAAAAGGGGTTTACCCACTTTTAGATGAAGAAGCTATAAGAGTTGTAGCAAAAATGCCAGATTGGAAACCAGGGATGCAAGATGGTAAACCAGTTAATGTGTCCTTTCATATTCCAATAAATTTCAAGCTTAACAAAAAACAGGAATTAAAATACGACACTTCTGACTCTGCAAATGATATAAGAAAAATGATTTTATTTCATTAAAACTAAGCTGATCGGGATTTTTTAATCCCGATTTTAATAACTGCGGATTTTAAATCCGCTAAAGCACAATATTATTTTTTCTTAAACCACCCTTTTTTTTATCTTTGCAAAAAAATTATTTTAATGACAAATTACGGTGGTATTCCTGAGGAATTTTCTGATTTAAAAAACGCTAAAGTTGTAATTTTACCAGTACCTTACGATGGCACAAGTACTTGGATAAAAGGAGCTGACAAAGGACCGGAAGCAATACTAGAAGCTTCGGCGAACATGGAATTATACGATATTGAAAGTAATCGTGAGATATATACTATTGGCATTCATACTGCTGAAACTGTAACCGAAAATAACTCACCAGAAGAAATGACCGAAGCTGTTTATCAGGCAGCAAAAAAATACGTTGGTAAACAACACACTATAGTTATTGGTGGTGAGCATTCTGTAAGTTTCGGGACAATAAAAGCTCATTATGAAACTTACGAAGATATGTGTGTGTTACAATTTGATGCACATACCGATTTACGTCCCGAATACGAACATTCAATATACAACCACGCTTGTGTAATGGCTCGTGCACAGGAACTTTGTCCTGTAATTGCAGTTGGAATACGCAGTCAGTGCATTGAAGAACTTCCAAATATTATTCGTGAGAACATTTTTTATGCTCACGAAATTCATGATAATACTGAATGGATGGAGAAAGCAATAAGCCGTCTTTCAAAAAACGTTTACATTTCTATTGATTTAGATGCATTCGATCCCTCAATTTTACCATCTACCGGAACTCCGGAACCAGGTGGAATGGGATGGTATCAGGTTCTTACTTTCCTTCAGAAAGTTTACGAAAAAAGAAATGTAGTCGGATTTGATGTTGTTGAACTTTGCCCTAACGAGCAAAATCCTGCTTCAGATTTTCTTGCATCAAAACTTATTTACAAATTAATCGGATATAAATTTAAAAACTAAATAAATAACATAATGAAAAAGCTTAAAAAAAGCGACGTTTTAAAAGACGTTATCAAACACGTTGACATTAAAAAAATTAATTCAACTCAGATTATTGATGCAATGCGCGATATGTCTTTCACATCACGCGATACTGCAAATGCAACCGACATTTATAAAAGAATGCTGGAAGATAAAAAATGTTCTGTAATTCTTACAATTGCCGGTAGTACTAGTGCTGGTGGTTGTATGCAGGTATATGTTGACATGGTAAAAAATAATATGGTTGACTGTATTGTAGCAACAGGAGCAACTATTGTTGACATGGACTTTTTTGAAGCTTTAGGTTTCAAACATTATAAAGGAAGTCAATATTCTGACGACAAAGAATTAAGAAGTTTGTATATCGACCGTATTTATGATACTTTAATTGATGAAGAACAACTTCAGGAATGCGATAAAACAATAGGCAAAATTGCCGATTCATTAGAACCACGCCCATACTCCTCTCGTGAATTTATCAAAGAAATGGGAAAATATTTAACAAAACACTCAAAGAAAAAAGATTCTTTAGTGCAAGTTTGTTATGAAATGAATGTGCCTATTTTCTGTCCAGCATTTGTTGATAGTTCTGCTGGTTTTGGCTTGGTAAAACATCAGGTTGAACATCCTAAAAAACATATGACTATTGATGCAGTTGCCGATTTTCTGGAATTAACTCAGGTTAAAATGAAAGCTGGCGAAACCGGTTTAATAATGATTGGTGGTGGAGTTCCAAAAAACTTTACTCAGGATACAGTTATTTGCGCAGAAGTTCTTGGACATGATGTTCCTATGCATAAATATGCAGTTCAAATTACTGTTGCAGATGTTAGAGATGGTGCTTGTTCAAGCTCTACACTTCGTGAAGCGTCTTCATGGGGAAAAGTAGAAACCGTTTACGAGCAAATGGTTTATGCTGAAGCAACTACAGTAATTCCTTTGATGGCAAGTTACATTTATCATTCAGGTGTTTGCAAAAAACGTAAATCACGTGAGTTCTCGAAAATTTTCGACAAAAAGTAAACAAATTGGTTATTAAGTATAGATTATTTCAGAAATTTTCTTATTTTTGGAAAAAATAACAATTATGAAAATACTTTACTCTCTATTTATAATTGGAAGCATTGTAGCTGCAAGTTTTAACACTCAAGCACAATGCACCCCTGATCCAACATGTATGGATGTGTTAAACCCAGGCGAAATTTGCCCTGAAATTCTACCAGACGGAACAGTTGGTATACCATACAGTCAGGTTGTTACTATCATTCCTCCTGCAACTGGATCTGTTGGTGGCTCTACAATAAATATTGTAAAAATTAAAATTAAATCTGTTGGAAATATTCCTCCAGGATTAACTTATGTTACAAATCCTGCTAATGGAGAATTTGCAGTAACTACTCCTTATACAAGATACTGTACACTTATTTCAGGTACTCCAACAACAGCAGGTACATATCCTCTAATTATTACAGTAACTCCTTACATTAGTGTTTTTGGAGCTCCTGTAGCTGTTACCGATCAGGTAGACGACACATCTTTAGCTATCACAATTCACCCTGGCGGAACAGGCTATTCAATAATAAATCAGAATAAATTTTCTGTTTTAGATAGCAAACCAAATCCTTTCAGCTATAGTTCTAAAATTGGTTTTATATCTCCTAGTTCAGGTGAAGTTAAATTAAGTGTTTTCGATGTTGTTGGAAATCTTATTTACAAAGAATCAATGGTAGCTGTAAGAGGCGAGAACTATTTTGATTTTGATGGAATTAAACTATGTAAAGGAATGTATATCTATTCTATTTCAAATGGAAAAGATTCATTTACTAAACAGTTAATAAAGAATTAACATAAACCTAAAGATACATAAAGAAACCGGCAATTTTGTCGGTTTTTTTATTTTTACATAAGCGTTCGCGCTTATTGTTTAAACGCATTAACCTCTTTCATAAATCAAACCTTTCTGGCGCAACGTCCTCGCCTGTGCCTTTCTATAACCCAAACTTCCTTATTCTTATTCTGATGCATGCGTTCCCGATCCTCGCTTGCACAGTTCTATAAAATAAAAAAACCGGCTTTAGCCGGTTTTAAATATTATAATTAAAATCTTACTCAGATACTACTTCGAAATCTATATCAACTGTAATATCTCTGTATAATTTAACTTTAGCTTTAAAAGCACCAACTTCTTTAATATTATCAGCTTCATAAATGGTAATATTTTTTCTTTCAACAGCATAACCCTTAGCTGAAAGAGCTTCTGCAATCTGAATAGTATTGATAGAACCAAATATTTTACCTGTTGAACTGGTTTTAGCACCAATTTTTAATGAAACACTGGTTAATTTCTTAGCAGCTGCTTCAGCATCATTGCGAAGTTTTTGTTCTTTATGAGCTCTTTGTTTAATGTTTTCTGCATTTATTTTCTTGTTAGAATCAGTTGCAGAAACAGCAAAACCCTGAGGAATAAGATAATTACGTGCGTAACCATCTTTTACTTTTACTAAGTCATCTTTATGACCTAATGTCTGTACGTCTTGTTTTAATATAATTTCCATTTGTATTTCCTCCTTTATTTACTTCAACAAATCGGTTAAGAATGGTAAAAGAGCTATGTTACGTGAACGTTTAACAGCCTGAGCAATTTTACGTTGATATTTTAAAGAAGTACCTGTAACTCTACGAGGTAATAAACGACCCTGCTCATTCAAAAATTTCTTTAAGAAATTAGGATCTTTATAATCAATGTATTTTATTCCGCTTTTTTTGAAGCGACAATATTTTTTCTTTTTTACATCAAATGATGGAGGTGTGAGATATCTTATTTCACTACCTGCGCCTGGTGTATATGCCATTTCTTAGTCCTCCGATTTTTCGTTTTTAACTTGTTTTCCCATTCCTTTTGTACGCTTTTTAATGTTGTACTCAATTGAAAATTTATCCAATTTAGTTGTCATAAAGCGAATAATACGCTCGTCACGACGATATTCCGTTTCGAGTTTATTAATAAAAGCTGGTTCTGAATTAAATTCAAAAAGAGAATAAAATCCGGTTGTTTTTTTCTGAATAGGATAAGCAAGCTTTTTTAAGCCCCAATCTTCTTCATGGACAATCTTGCCTCCGTTGTCCGTAATCAGGTTTCTGAATTTTTGAACCGCTTCCTTCATCTGAGGCTCAGACAAAACGGGAGTTACAATGAAAACGGTTTCATACTGGTTTAACATACTTTAAATAATTTAGTTAATAAAATTTAAGGCTGCAAAAGTAATATTTATTTAGTAGATTACCAAACATTAATAGCATAAATTAAGATTAATCGCAAAATCAAATTCATTATATATGACAAACAATAAAAAAATGTAATTTTAGTTTTTTATCGGTGATTAAAAAAAATCAAATGAAATTAAAACTAATAATATTTTCATTTTTTCTTATAAATACAATAGTTGTTGTTGCACAAAAATATACTATTAGCGGATATATAAGCGACTTAACTACAGGCGAAAAAATGATTTCAGCATCTGTATTTGACACTATTTCACATCGTGGTGCAATTACAAATCCATACGGGTTCTTTAGTTTAACTCTCCCTTCAGGAAAAGTTCATCTAGTAATATCTTATGTTGGCTATCAACAAATCAGAAAAGACATTAATTTAACCGAAAATCAATATTTAAATTTTCAAATTAATCCCTCAGTTTCATTAAATGAAATTGAAGTAACTGCTAAAAAAGAAGAAAATCAGATTGAAAGAACTCAAATGAGTCTTCTTGAAATTCCTATTAACACTATAAAATCGTTACCTGTAATCTTTGGCGAGGTTGATGTATTAAAAACAATTCAGCTAATGCCTGGTGTTCAATCAGGAAGCGAAGGAACTAGTGGTCTTTATGTTCGAGGTGGTGGTCCTGACCAAAATCTTATTCTTCTTGATGGAGTTCCAGTTTATAATGCCGATCATTTATTCGGTTTTTTCTCAGTTTTTAATGCAGATGCTATTCAAACAGTTTCGCTAATAAAAGGAGGTTTTCCAGCAAGATACGGCGGTAGATTATCTTCAGTCATTGACATTAGAATGAAAGAAGGTAATAATAAAGAATTTCATGGTGAAGGTTCTGTAGGATTAATTTCTTCAAAATTCACAATTGAAGGTCCATTAAAAAAGGAAAAATCATCATTTATAATTTCTGCAAGAAGAACTTATATTGATGCACTAGCTCAACCATTAATAAAAGCAAGTTCAGGTGGTGTATCTGCAGGTTATTATTTTTATGACATTAATGCCAAAGTAAATTACATTTTCTCAGATACAAATCGTGTATTCCTGAGTGTTTATACAGGAAGAGATAAAGCATACTCTAAAATGAAAGAAGATTATACTTATAATAGCACAAAATATGAGGAAACTCAAAAAGCAGCTTTACTTTGGGGAAATATCACTTCTGCTTTACGATGGAATCATATGTTTAATCGTAAATTATTTGGAAATTTAACCTTAACATATAGCAGATATAGATTTGAAGTTGGTCAAAACTCAACATCAAAGGAAACTACAAATGGTAACACAACAACAAATAATTACGAGTTTACATATTTTTCGGGTATAAATGATCTTACCGCCAAGCTTGATTTCGATTTTCACCCTAACCCAAATCATAATATTATGTTTGGAATTTCTGAAACATATCACACTTTTTCTCCGGGTGTTAATGTCTTTAAAATTGATGATGCAAGCAATTCTTCAAATATCGATACAACATTTGGTAATTCTGATATCTATGCCAATGAAGTCACACTCTTTGCTGAAGATGACATAAGAATCACCGACAGATTAAAAGCTAATATCGGAATACATTTATGTGGATTTTATGTTAAAGAAAGTTTTTATAAATCAATACAGCCAAGAATTGCTGCACGTTATTTAGTAAATGAAAAACTATCATTTAAAGCTGCATTTACACAAATGAATCAGAATCTACATTTACTAACAAATAGTGGAATAGGATTACCAACCGATCTTTGGCTACCTGTAACAAATAACATTAAACCACAGATTTCATATCAATATGCTGCAGGAATTTTTTACGATATAGTAAAAGGTTATGAATTTAGTGTTGAAGGATTTTATAAAACAATGAGCAACTTAATTGAATATAAGGAAGGCGTTGATTTCTTCGGTTCATTCGAATCATGGGAAAACAAAGTAGAAGTTGGAAAAGGATGGGCTTACGGCTCAGAATTTCTAATTCGTAAAACAAAAGGTAAAACAACCGGATGGATTGGCTATACTTTAGCATGGTCGAACCGACAATTTGACAATTTAAACTTCGGGAAAAAATTCTCATATAGATACGATCGCAGACATGATATAGCTGTTGCCATTACACATAATTTTACCGAAGAAATCGACGTTGGGTTAACCTGGGTATTCGGTACAGGAAATGCTGTTTCGTTGCCTATTGAAAAATACCCTTCTGTAAATAATTATAATAACTTTTATTTTCAACCAACTTACAATAACGAAATACAATATTACGACGGACGAAATGGTTTCAGAACACCCTCCTATCACAGATTAGATATTGGAGTAAATATGCACAAAAAGAAAAAATGGGGAGTACGAACATGGAGTATAGGAATTTATAACGTTTATAACAGAAAGAATCCATTTTATATTTATTTTGACAGAGATGACAATGGACATAACAGACTTACACAAATTAGTCTTTTCCCAATAATCCCTTCATTTTCTTACAGTTTTAAATTTTAAATTATGAAGTCAATAACAACATATTTAATATTTGCATCTTTGTTATTAATATTTATTTCATGCAAAAAATATATTGACATGAAAATTCCTGACAAAGGAAGAAAACCTGTAATTAATTGCTTGTTCAGTGCCGACTCTACTTTTAAAGTTCAGGTATTTCAAAGTCATTTCATTCTCGATGATGCCGAGCCACAGGAAATAAATAATGCTATTGTAACAATATCCGAAAACGAAACAATAATTGACACACTTGTATATTCTTCGCATGGATATTATTCCTCCAATTCATTAATACCATCAATTGGAAAAAATTATAAAATTTCTGCGTCATTTAATGACAAAACTGCAAATAGTTCGGCAACAATACCAAATCCTGTTTCAATAATTAATATCGACACAACATCGTACCACAGTCAGAATGGCAACTATTTCCGCTTTAATTTACAAATAAATGACCCAGCAGACGAAACAAATTATTATTTAATAAAAATTGAGAAAAGTTTTTTTGATTATTATTCCGGCAACACTGTTCAAAATATTTATTTAAATTATTCCGACGACCCGTCACTTGATGCTACATGGCAGGGCTCATTTGTGGTTAACGATAATTTGTTTAATGGAAAAACAAAAACATTTCCTCTTGATATAGACATTTTCAATTTATATAATTACAATGATAGCGCAAGTATGTTTAACATCTCGCTTTATTCTATTTCAAAGGACTATTATTTATATGCAAAAACTGTAGAATCTCAAACTAATTCAGGAAATTCTCCATTCTCAGAGCCGGTGATGGTCTATAACAATATAGAAAACGGGTATGGGATTTTTGCAGGCGCTTCTTTATCTCGCCAATCAATGGCAATCCCATCAAGGCAAGATGGAGGATTCCCAAATAAATAATCAATTCTAAATCATCTTTACTATTTTCTCAAGCCAGATTGCATCAACAGAATCAAACTGATTGAAGTTTTTGCTATCAATATCCAAAACCCCAAATATTTCAGAATCTTTATTAAACACAGGTATTACAATTTCTGAATTTGATCTTGAATCACATGCGATATGCCCTGGGAATTCATGCACATCGGGCACAACAATTGTTTTCTTTTGATTTACCCCTGCCCAGCAAACACCGGTATCCTTTTTTAATTTCTGACATGCAAGTGAACCCTGATATGGTCCAACTAACAACTCACCATTATTTAATAAGTAAAATCCTGTCCAGAAAAATCCTTCCATTTTATTATGCAGTATTGAGGATATTGTTGCCATTCTTGAAATAGGGAATTCTGTGACTTCAAATAAACTTTCAAGTTGTTTTATTATATGCTGATAACGTTTTTCCTTTTCCATATAACTATCTGTAAATTTTAATTAAAATAAATTTAAGCTTATATTTGCTATACAAATTTAAGCATTATGATTATGAAAAAAATTCTTTTTATTTTACTTACACTAACTCCATTTCTTGCTTTATCACAAGCAATTCAAAAAAATAACTTAGAAATAAGTTTAGGCACAGGATTGGGAATTTTTGGAACCTCGGATAATGACACAAGTAATGAAAACGGAACTGCAGTTGCTGCATTATTAAATATTTCATGCCAATATGCTATATCTAATAAATTTAGTATTGGATTAGAATTAGACAGAAACGGCTTTGCGCACGATAAAGATTCTGCAAACAAAGCACATTCATTAAATGCTTTAATTAATGCTCAATTCAGAATATTAAATAAAGAAAAAACTTTAATCTACATAAACTTAGCCGGTGGTTATTCCAATTTTAAATTTATTGATACACAAAAAGATGTATGGGTTGCCGGTGGTGGGTTTACTATTCAACCTGGCATTGGCTTTAAACATTATTTTGGCAAAACGGTAGGGTTTTATATTCAAAGTGATTATGCTACCTATAATTATAAAAAACTAACAGATGCTGACGGAAATGTTTTAAAAACCGGTCCTTTTAATGATCAAAAAGATTACCAGATAAAATTATCAGGCTTAAACCTTAAAATAGGTTTAAATATTAAATTTTAATTTTTTTCTACTTTCTTCTTTCGAGCACTTCCTTTATAATTTGACGGTGCTCGCCGGTAAATGAAACATTTAGCCAAAGTTTTAATTCACCCTTT
Above is a genomic segment from Bacteroidia bacterium containing:
- a CDS encoding outer membrane beta-barrel protein, which gives rise to MKKILFILLTLTPFLALSQAIQKNNLEISLGTGLGIFGTSDNDTSNENGTAVAALLNISCQYAISNKFSIGLELDRNGFAHDKDSANKAHSLNALINAQFRILNKEKTLIYINLAGGYSNFKFIDTQKDVWVAGGGFTIQPGIGFKHYFGKTVGFYIQSDYATYNYKKLTDADGNVLKTGPFNDQKDYQIKLSGLNLKIGLNIKF
- a CDS encoding 50S ribosomal protein L9 — protein: MEIILKQDVQTLGHKDDLVKVKDGYARNYLIPQGFAVSATDSNKKINAENIKQRAHKEQKLRNDAEAAAKKLTSVSLKIGAKTSSTGKIFGSINTIQIAEALSAKGYAVERKNITIYEADNIKEVGAFKAKVKLYRDITVDIDFEVVSE
- the speB gene encoding agmatinase, with translation MLMTNYGGIPEEFSDLKNAKVVILPVPYDGTSTWIKGADKGPEAILEASANMELYDIESNREIYTIGIHTAETVTENNSPEEMTEAVYQAAKKYVGKQHTIVIGGEHSVSFGTIKAHYETYEDMCVLQFDAHTDLRPEYEHSIYNHACVMARAQELCPVIAVGIRSQCIEELPNIIRENIFYAHEIHDNTEWMEKAISRLSKNVYISIDLDAFDPSILPSTGTPEPGGMGWYQVLTFLQKVYEKRNVVGFDVVELCPNEQNPASDFLASKLIYKLIGYKFKN
- a CDS encoding TonB-dependent receptor encodes the protein MKLKLIIFSFFLINTIVVVAQKYTISGYISDLTTGEKMISASVFDTISHRGAITNPYGFFSLTLPSGKVHLVISYVGYQQIRKDINLTENQYLNFQINPSVSLNEIEVTAKKEENQIERTQMSLLEIPINTIKSLPVIFGEVDVLKTIQLMPGVQSGSEGTSGLYVRGGGPDQNLILLDGVPVYNADHLFGFFSVFNADAIQTVSLIKGGFPARYGGRLSSVIDIRMKEGNNKEFHGEGSVGLISSKFTIEGPLKKEKSSFIISARRTYIDALAQPLIKASSGGVSAGYYFYDINAKVNYIFSDTNRVFLSVYTGRDKAYSKMKEDYTYNSTKYEETQKAALLWGNITSALRWNHMFNRKLFGNLTLTYSRYRFEVGQNSTSKETTNGNTTTNNYEFTYFSGINDLTAKLDFDFHPNPNHNIMFGISETYHTFSPGVNVFKIDDASNSSNIDTTFGNSDIYANEVTLFAEDDIRITDRLKANIGIHLCGFYVKESFYKSIQPRIAARYLVNEKLSFKAAFTQMNQNLHLLTNSGIGLPTDLWLPVTNNIKPQISYQYAAGIFYDIVKGYEFSVEGFYKTMSNLIEYKEGVDFFGSFESWENKVEVGKGWAYGSEFLIRKTKGKTTGWIGYTLAWSNRQFDNLNFGKKFSYRYDRRHDIAVAITHNFTEEIDVGLTWVFGTGNAVSLPIEKYPSVNNYNNFYFQPTYNNEIQYYDGRNGFRTPSYHRLDIGVNMHKKKKWGVRTWSIGIYNVYNRKNPFYIYFDRDDNGHNRLTQISLFPIIPSFSYSFKF
- a CDS encoding T9SS type A sorting domain-containing protein, which codes for MKILYSLFIIGSIVAASFNTQAQCTPDPTCMDVLNPGEICPEILPDGTVGIPYSQVVTIIPPATGSVGGSTINIVKIKIKSVGNIPPGLTYVTNPANGEFAVTTPYTRYCTLISGTPTTAGTYPLIITVTPYISVFGAPVAVTDQVDDTSLAITIHPGGTGYSIINQNKFSVLDSKPNPFSYSSKIGFISPSSGEVKLSVFDVVGNLIYKESMVAVRGENYFDFDGIKLCKGMYIYSISNGKDSFTKQLIKN
- a CDS encoding GAF domain-containing protein, with the protein product MEKEKRYQHIIKQLESLFEVTEFPISRMATISSILHNKMEGFFWTGFYLLNNGELLVGPYQGSLACQKLKKDTGVCWAGVNQKKTIVVPDVHEFPGHIACDSRSNSEIVIPVFNKDSEIFGVLDIDSKNFNQFDSVDAIWLEKIVKMI
- a CDS encoding 30S ribosomal protein S18, with translation MAYTPGAGSEIRYLTPPSFDVKKKKYCRFKKSGIKYIDYKDPNFLKKFLNEQGRLLPRRVTGTSLKYQRKIAQAVKRSRNIALLPFLTDLLK
- a CDS encoding DUF4249 domain-containing protein, translating into MKSITTYLIFASLLLIFISCKKYIDMKIPDKGRKPVINCLFSADSTFKVQVFQSHFILDDAEPQEINNAIVTISENETIIDTLVYSSHGYYSSNSLIPSIGKNYKISASFNDKTANSSATIPNPVSIINIDTTSYHSQNGNYFRFNLQINDPADETNYYLIKIEKSFFDYYSGNTVQNIYLNYSDDPSLDATWQGSFVVNDNLFNGKTKTFPLDIDIFNLYNYNDSASMFNISLYSISKDYYLYAKTVESQTNSGNSPFSEPVMVYNNIENGYGIFAGASLSRQSMAIPSRQDGGFPNK
- a CDS encoding 30S ribosomal protein S6; this translates as MLNQYETVFIVTPVLSEPQMKEAVQKFRNLITDNGGKIVHEEDWGLKKLAYPIQKKTTGFYSLFEFNSEPAFINKLETEYRRDERIIRFMTTKLDKFSIEYNIKKRTKGMGKQVKNEKSED
- a CDS encoding deoxyhypusine synthase, translating into MKKLKKSDVLKDVIKHVDIKKINSTQIIDAMRDMSFTSRDTANATDIYKRMLEDKKCSVILTIAGSTSAGGCMQVYVDMVKNNMVDCIVATGATIVDMDFFEALGFKHYKGSQYSDDKELRSLYIDRIYDTLIDEEQLQECDKTIGKIADSLEPRPYSSREFIKEMGKYLTKHSKKKDSLVQVCYEMNVPIFCPAFVDSSAGFGLVKHQVEHPKKHMTIDAVADFLELTQVKMKAGETGLIMIGGGVPKNFTQDTVICAEVLGHDVPMHKYAVQITVADVRDGACSSSTLREASSWGKVETVYEQMVYAEATTVIPLMASYIYHSGVCKKRKSREFSKIFDKK
- a CDS encoding energy transducer TonB; translated protein: MKQFFAIIFITISFINYTYSQTEQKTDSVIIMPEFPGGQDAMMDFIGTNIRYPTYAKEKGIEGKVFIRFIISKTGKVDSVTVLKGVYPLLDEEAIRVVAKMPDWKPGMQDGKPVNVSFHIPINFKLNKKQELKYDTSDSANDIRKMILFH